A single window of Helicobacter pylori DNA harbors:
- a CDS encoding MnmA/TRMU family protein, whose protein sequence is MKQIKALALFSGGLDSLLSMKLLIDQGIEVTALHFNIGFGGNKDKREYFENATAQIGAKLLVCDIREQFFNDVLFKPKYGYGKYFNPCIDCHANMFRNAFYKMLELNADFVLSGEVLGQRPKSQRKEALNQVRKLVREVGEEARFDPILDRTQAGGEKPQFLDELLLRPMSAKLLEPTFMEKKGWVDREKLLDVSGRGRSRQLQMIKDYGLKYYEKPGGGCLLTDIQVSNKIKNLKEYREMVFEDSVIVKNGRYFVLPHNARLVVARNEEENHKLDIQHPLMDKIELLGCKGPLSLVDKNASQEDKELAGRIALGYAKTLKNQAYLIQIGNEKRELYPLDKESAREYLFA, encoded by the coding sequence ATGAAACAAATAAAAGCTTTAGCCCTATTTAGTGGGGGGTTGGATAGTTTGTTGTCCATGAAATTACTCATTGATCAAGGCATTGAAGTAACCGCTTTGCACTTTAATATAGGGTTTGGGGGGAATAAAGATAAAAGAGAGTATTTTGAAAACGCCACCGCACAAATTGGGGCTAAGCTCTTGGTGTGCGATATTAGAGAGCAGTTTTTTAACGATGTGTTGTTCAAGCCCAAATACGGCTATGGGAAGTATTTCAACCCTTGCATTGATTGCCATGCCAACATGTTTAGGAACGCTTTTTATAAAATGCTTGAATTGAATGCGGATTTTGTTTTGAGCGGGGAAGTGCTAGGGCAACGCCCTAAATCCCAAAGGAAAGAAGCGCTCAATCAGGTGAGGAAATTAGTCAGAGAAGTGGGCGAAGAGGCTCGTTTTGATCCTATTTTAGACCGAACGCAAGCAGGCGGTGAAAAACCGCAATTTTTAGACGAATTGCTTTTAAGGCCCATGAGTGCTAAACTCTTAGAGCCTACTTTTATGGAAAAAAAGGGTTGGGTTGATAGAGAAAAGCTTTTAGATGTGAGTGGTAGGGGGCGAAGCAGGCAATTGCAAATGATCAAAGATTATGGCTTGAAATATTATGAAAAGCCAGGTGGAGGGTGTTTGCTTACAGACATTCAAGTGAGTAATAAGATTAAGAATTTGAAAGAATACAGAGAAATGGTGTTTGAAGACAGCGTGATCGTCAAAAACGGGCGTTATTTTGTCTTACCCCATAACGCTCGTTTGGTAGTGGCAAGGAATGAAGAAGAAAACCATAAATTGGATATTCAACACCCCTTAATGGATAAGATTGAATTACTAGGCTGTAAGGGTCCTTTGAGTTTAGTGGATAAAAACGCCAGCCAAGAAGATAAAGAATTGGCCGGCCGTATCGCTCTAGGCTATGCTAAGACTTTAAAAAATCAAGCTTACCTCATTCAAATAGGGAACGAAAAGCGCGAGCTTTACCCTTTGGATAAAGAGAGCGCTAGAGAGTATTTATTCGCTTGA
- a CDS encoding DUF5718 family protein, with protein MQEFLGFGVVGNFAGHLEQAGESHSFINMKSEEKDAPKGLFPFYIPYENCYLGRCCINNHKIILPSDLNLKVQAEPEIALECDVKYDEKHLVTKLVPNFFMAFNDASVRNLDAAKLSQKKNFSPASKGIGQKLPIDRFVYGGVCNNFSIASFLKYNHVWHIYGENSKLLKYEFFYQKLLDWIKDQLNHQQDGDSLEALRPFLERHNFPTKMIFAIGATPYMPFAQEHFLQKGDEVVIVAYNHLQYSFEKIQSLLEEDTLQTKEHTNLSYVYQIVE; from the coding sequence ATGCAAGAGTTTTTAGGTTTTGGTGTGGTGGGGAATTTTGCAGGGCATTTGGAGCAAGCAGGAGAGAGTCATAGTTTTATTAACATGAAAAGCGAAGAAAAGGACGCCCCTAAGGGGTTGTTCCCTTTTTATATCCCGTATGAGAATTGCTATTTGGGGCGTTGTTGCATTAATAACCATAAGATTATTTTGCCTAGTGATTTGAATTTGAAAGTGCAAGCAGAGCCAGAAATCGCTTTAGAATGCGATGTTAAGTATGATGAAAAACATTTGGTAACCAAGCTTGTGCCTAATTTTTTCATGGCGTTTAATGACGCTTCTGTGCGTAATTTAGACGCCGCAAAGCTCTCCCAAAAAAAGAATTTTTCACCAGCTTCTAAAGGCATAGGGCAGAAATTGCCTATTGATAGGTTTGTTTATGGGGGGGTGTGCAACAATTTTTCTATCGCGTCTTTTTTGAAATACAATCATGTTTGGCACATTTACGGGGAAAACAGCAAATTGCTCAAATACGAGTTTTTTTATCAAAAGCTTTTAGATTGGATCAAAGACCAACTAAACCACCAACAAGATGGCGATTCTTTAGAGGCTCTAAGACCTTTTTTAGAGCGCCATAATTTCCCTACCAAAATGATTTTTGCGATTGGAGCTACCCCTTATATGCCTTTTGCGCAAGAGCATTTTTTACAAAAAGGCGATGAGGTGGTGATTGTTGCTTACAACCATTTACAATACAGTTTTGAAAAGATTCAAAGCCTCTTAGAAGAAGACACCCTACAAACCAAAGAACACACTAATCTTTCTTATGTCTATCAAATCGTAGAATAG
- a CDS encoding TrbC/VirB2 family protein, whose product MSAHFLKIIFLVGMCVSSLFAEGLEGFFNALEAQLKSPIAKGILMVIFIGIAIYVWRNLDRWKEILFTILGVVFGIFLFFKAPSLANWFMGIF is encoded by the coding sequence ATGTCCGCTCATTTTTTAAAAATCATTTTTTTAGTAGGCATGTGCGTTTCAAGTTTGTTCGCTGAAGGTTTAGAAGGGTTTTTTAACGCCCTAGAAGCCCAGCTCAAAAGCCCCATCGCTAAGGGGATTTTAATGGTGATTTTCATAGGGATCGCCATTTATGTGTGGAGGAATTTGGACCGGTGGAAAGAGATTTTATTCACGATCCTTGGCGTGGTGTTTGGGATTTTTTTATTCTTTAAAGCCCCGAGTTTGGCGAATTGGTTTATGGGAATTTTTTAA
- a CDS encoding VirB4 family type IV secretion/conjugal transfer ATPase, whose translation MLEKFLGTIKQKVSNYFLGALPKSYSMSEENNILGLYDEHFLLTKNENLVGILRLEGVSYTHLSTEQLQDLFTERQMALDSLEKVVARLVVKRRKIDYKQNIQTDSKYLQAILNQFENKEVYENQYFLVLESTHSLQGVLEHKKKSFMHANRENFKDILSYKAHFLQETLKSLEIQLKNYAPKLLSSKEVLNFYAEYINGFDLPIKPLVGGYLSDSYIASSITFEKDYFIQESFNQKTYNRLIGIKAYESERITSIAVGALLYQETPLDIIFSIEPMSVHKTLSFLKERAKFSMSNLVKNELLEYQELVKTKRLSMQKFALNILIKAPSLEDLDTQTSLILGLLFKENLVGVIETFGLKGGYFSFFPERIHLNHRLRFLTSKALACLMVFERQNLGFKANSWGNSPLSVFKNLDYSPFLFNFHNQEVSHNNAKEIARVNGHTLIIGATGSGKSTLISFLMMSALKYQNMRLLAFDRMQGLYSFTKFFKGHYHDGQSFSINPFCLEPNLQNLEFLQSFFLSMFDLAPSRDKEALEDMNAISSAIKSLYETLYPKAFSLLDFKETLKRTSSNQLGLSLEPYLNNPLFNALNDAFNSNAFLNVINLDAITQNPKDLGLLAYYLFYKILEESRKNDSGFLVFLDEFKSYVENDLLNTKINALITQARKANGVVVLALQDIYQLSGVKNAHSFLSNMGTLILYPQKNARELKHNFNVPLSETEISFLENTPLYARQVLVKNLGNGSSNMIDVSLEGLGRYLKIFNSDSSHVNKVKALQKDYPTEWREKLLKS comes from the coding sequence ATGTTAGAAAAGTTTTTAGGCACTATCAAGCAAAAAGTTTCAAATTATTTTTTAGGGGCTTTGCCTAAAAGCTATTCAATGAGTGAAGAAAACAACATTTTAGGTTTGTATGATGAGCATTTTTTGCTCACTAAAAACGAAAACTTAGTGGGTATTCTCCGTTTAGAGGGGGTGAGCTACACCCATTTAAGCACAGAGCAATTGCAAGATCTTTTCACCGAGCGCCAAATGGCGTTGGATTCTTTAGAAAAAGTCGTGGCACGCCTGGTGGTTAAAAGGCGTAAAATTGATTATAAACAAAACATTCAAACTGACTCTAAATACTTGCAAGCGATTTTGAATCAATTTGAAAACAAAGAAGTGTATGAGAATCAGTATTTTTTAGTTTTAGAAAGCACTCACTCTTTACAAGGTGTTTTGGAGCATAAGAAAAAATCTTTCATGCACGCTAATAGGGAAAATTTTAAGGATATTCTCTCTTATAAAGCGCATTTTTTACAAGAAACTTTAAAAAGCCTAGAAATCCAGCTCAAAAACTATGCCCCCAAACTCTTAAGCTCTAAAGAGGTTTTGAATTTTTATGCGGAATACATCAATGGGTTTGATCTCCCCATAAAGCCCCTAGTAGGGGGGTATTTGAGCGATAGCTATATCGCTAGTTCTATCACTTTTGAAAAAGATTATTTCATTCAAGAAAGCTTTAATCAAAAAACCTACAACCGCTTGATTGGCATTAAAGCTTATGAGAGCGAACGCATCACTTCTATAGCGGTGGGAGCACTTTTATACCAAGAAACGCCACTAGATATTATCTTTTCCATAGAACCTATGAGCGTGCATAAAACGCTGAGTTTTTTAAAAGAGAGAGCCAAGTTTAGCATGTCTAATCTCGTTAAAAACGAGCTTTTAGAATACCAAGAATTAGTCAAAACCAAACGCCTATCCATGCAAAAATTCGCCCTAAACATTCTTATCAAAGCCCCCAGTTTAGAGGATTTAGACACTCAAACCAGCTTAATTTTAGGGCTTTTATTTAAAGAAAACTTAGTGGGCGTTATAGAAACTTTTGGCTTGAAAGGGGGGTATTTTTCCTTTTTTCCTGAACGCATCCATTTGAACCACCGCTTGCGTTTTTTAACTTCTAAAGCCCTAGCGTGTTTAATGGTGTTTGAAAGGCAAAATTTAGGCTTTAAGGCTAATTCATGGGGGAATAGCCCTTTGAGCGTGTTTAAAAATTTGGATTATTCCCCTTTTTTATTCAATTTCCACAACCAAGAAGTGAGCCACAACAACGCTAAAGAAATCGCTAGAGTGAATGGGCATACTCTAATCATAGGGGCTACCGGGAGCGGTAAAAGCACGCTGATTAGCTTTTTAATGATGAGCGCTTTGAAATACCAAAACATGCGCCTTTTAGCTTTTGACAGGATGCAGGGGCTGTATTCTTTCACAAAATTTTTTAAAGGGCATTACCATGACGGCCAATCTTTTAGCATTAACCCCTTTTGTTTAGAGCCTAATTTACAGAATTTAGAATTTTTGCAATCCTTCTTTTTGAGCATGTTTGATCTTGCCCCTTCAAGGGATAAAGAAGCCTTGGAAGACATGAATGCGATTTCTAGCGCGATTAAGAGCCTTTATGAGACTTTATACCCTAAAGCTTTTAGTTTGCTAGACTTTAAAGAAACGCTTAAAAGAACCTCATCTAACCAATTGGGCTTGAGCTTGGAGCCGTATTTGAATAACCCCCTTTTTAACGCTTTGAATGACGCGTTCAATTCCAACGCTTTTTTAAACGTAATCAACCTAGACGCGATCACCCAAAACCCTAAAGACTTAGGGCTTTTAGCCTATTACTTGTTTTATAAAATTTTAGAAGAATCCAGGAAAAACGACAGCGGTTTTTTGGTTTTTTTAGACGAGTTTAAATCCTATGTGGAAAACGATTTACTGAACACCAAAATCAACGCTTTAATCACGCAAGCCAGAAAAGCTAATGGCGTGGTGGTGTTGGCTTTGCAAGATATTTACCAATTAAGCGGGGTTAAAAACGCCCATAGTTTTTTAAGCAACATGGGGACTCTCATTTTGTATCCACAAAAAAACGCTAGGGAGTTGAAACACAATTTCAATGTGCCTTTGAGCGAGACTGAAATTTCTTTTTTAGAAAACACCCCTTTGTATGCCAGGCAGGTTTTAGTCAAAAATCTGGGTAATGGGAGTTCCAACATGATTGATGTGAGTTTGGAGGGCTTGGGGCGTTATTTGAAAATCTTTAATTCGGATTCTAGCCATGTCAATAAAGTGAAAGCGTTACAAAAAGACTACCCTACAGAGTGGCGTGAGAAACTTTTGAAGAGTTAG
- a CDS encoding COG3014 family protein, producing the protein MDLEHFNTLYYEESPKQAYEYSKQFTKKKKNALLWDLQNGLSALYARDYETSLGVLDQAEQRFDKTQSAFTRGAGYVGATMINDNVRAYGGNIYEGVLINYYKAIDYMLLNDSANARVQFNRANERQRRAKEFYYEEVQKAIKEIDSSKKHNINMERSRVEVSEILNNTYSNLDKYEAYQGLLNPAVSYLSGLFYALNGDKNKGLGYLNEAYGISQSPFVAQDLVFFKNPNRSHFTWIIIEDGKEPQKSEFKIDVPIFMIDSVYNVSIALPKLEKGEAFYQNFTLKDGEKVTPFDTLASIDAVVASEFRKQLPYIITRAILSATFKVGMQAVANYYLGFVGGLVTSLYSGVSTFADTRNTSIFAHKIYLMRIKNKAFENYEVRADSIDAFSFSLKPCKRSLENPKVIDARELLSGFVAAPQIFCSNRHNILYIRSFKNGFVLSHLK; encoded by the coding sequence ATGGACTTAGAACATTTTAACACGCTCTATTATGAAGAAAGCCCTAAACAAGCTTATGAATATTCCAAACAATTCACTAAGAAAAAAAAGAACGCTCTTTTATGGGACTTGCAAAACGGCTTGAGCGCTTTATACGCCAGAGATTACGAGACTTCTTTAGGGGTGTTAGATCAAGCCGAGCAACGCTTTGATAAAACGCAAAGTGCTTTTACAAGAGGGGCTGGTTATGTGGGCGCTACCATGATTAATGATAACGTGCGCGCTTATGGGGGGAATATTTATGAGGGCGTTTTAATCAATTATTACAAAGCGATAGACTACATGCTTTTAAACGATAGCGCGAACGCTAGGGTGCAATTCAACCGCGCGAATGAACGCCAGCGCAGGGCTAAAGAATTTTATTATGAGGAAGTGCAAAAAGCCATTAAAGAGATCGATTCTAGCAAAAAGCACAATATCAATATGGAACGCTCTAGGGTAGAAGTGAGCGAGATTTTAAACAACACCTATTCTAATTTAGACAAATACGAAGCTTATCAAGGTTTGCTTAACCCGGCGGTTTCGTATCTTTCAGGGTTGTTTTACGCTTTAAATGGGGATAAGAATAAGGGGTTAGGCTATCTTAATGAAGCCTATGGGATCAGTCAAAGCCCTTTCGTGGCTCAAGACTTGGTTTTTTTCAAAAACCCTAACAGGAGTCATTTCACTTGGATCATCATTGAAGATGGTAAAGAGCCGCAAAAAAGCGAATTTAAAATTGATGTGCCTATTTTTATGATCGATTCGGTTTATAACGTGAGTATAGCCTTGCCCAAGCTAGAAAAAGGGGAAGCGTTTTATCAAAATTTCACTCTTAAAGATGGAGAAAAAGTAACGCCCTTTGACACTTTAGCCTCAATAGATGCGGTGGTCGCTAGCGAATTTAGGAAGCAATTGCCCTATATTATCACTAGAGCCATTTTATCGGCTACTTTTAAGGTGGGCATGCAAGCGGTGGCGAATTATTATTTGGGGTTTGTTGGGGGGTTAGTAACTTCGTTGTATTCAGGTGTGAGCACCTTTGCAGACACCAGAAACACGAGCATTTTTGCCCATAAAATCTATCTCATGCGTATCAAAAACAAAGCTTTTGAAAATTATGAAGTTCGAGCTGATTCTATTGACGCTTTTTCGTTTTCCTTAAAGCCTTGTAAAAGATCGCTTGAAAACCCCAAAGTCATTGACGCTAGGGAATTGCTTTCAGGGTTTGTAGCAGCCCCACAAATCTTTTGCTCTAACCGCCATAATATTTTATACATCCGCAGTTTTAAAAATGGGTTTGTTTTGAGTCATTTAAAATGA
- the cheV1 gene encoding chemotaxis protein CheV1, whose product MADSLAGIDQVTSLHKNNELQLLCFRLGKNKDLYAVNVFKIREVVKYHGNLTIISHENNSLVEGLIIIRELTIPLIDMKKWFYYDSQNKNKDLRPYRIEKDKGEDDIVMICEFSRWTIGVRIYEADRILSKKWTEMEQSAGLGGSAGNNKLVSRTRYFDGRLVQVVDIEKMLIDVFPWIEDEKHNDLETLSKIHSNQCVLLADDSPSVLKTMQMILDKLGVKHIDFINGKTLLEHLFNPTTDVSNIGLIITDLEMPEASGFEVIKQVKNNPLTSKIPIVVNSSMSGSSNEDMARSLKADDFISKSNPKDIQRVVKQFLELA is encoded by the coding sequence ATGGCTGATAGTTTAGCGGGCATTGATCAAGTTACGAGTTTGCATAAAAATAACGAGTTGCAATTGTTGTGTTTCAGGCTGGGTAAAAACAAGGATTTGTATGCGGTCAATGTTTTTAAGATCCGTGAAGTGGTGAAATACCATGGCAACCTCACCATCATCAGCCACGAAAACAATTCGCTCGTTGAGGGGCTAATCATTATAAGAGAGCTCACCATTCCCTTGATTGATATGAAAAAATGGTTTTATTATGACAGCCAAAACAAAAACAAGGATTTACGCCCTTATAGGATAGAAAAAGACAAGGGCGAAGACGATATTGTTATGATTTGTGAGTTTTCTCGCTGGACCATAGGGGTTAGGATCTATGAGGCGGATAGGATTTTGAGCAAGAAATGGACTGAAATGGAGCAAAGCGCTGGGCTAGGGGGATCTGCAGGCAATAACAAACTCGTGAGCCGCACGCGCTATTTTGATGGGCGCTTGGTGCAAGTGGTGGATATTGAAAAAATGCTTATAGACGTGTTCCCTTGGATTGAAGATGAAAAACACAACGATTTAGAAACGCTTTCTAAAATCCATTCTAACCAATGCGTTTTGCTCGCTGATGACTCCCCAAGCGTTTTAAAAACCATGCAAATGATTTTAGACAAGCTGGGCGTCAAGCATATAGATTTTATCAATGGTAAAACCTTATTAGAGCATTTGTTCAACCCCACAACCGATGTGAGTAATATTGGCCTGATTATCACCGATTTAGAAATGCCAGAAGCGAGCGGTTTTGAAGTGATCAAGCAGGTTAAAAACAATCCTTTGACTTCAAAAATCCCTATCGTGGTCAATTCTTCTATGAGTGGCAGTTCTAATGAAGACATGGCCAGGAGTTTGAAGGCCGATGATTTCATTTCCAAGTCTAACCCTAAAGACATCCAGCGAGTGGTTAAGCAATTTTTGGAATTAGCATGA
- the nspC gene encoding carboxynorspermidine decarboxylase yields the protein MKKYSAIPTPCYVLESERLEKNAKILEIVRQQSGAKVLLALKGYAFWREFGILRQKLNGCCASGLYEAKLAFEEFGGRESHKEICVYSPAFKEAEMSAILPLATSIIFNSFHQYATYKDRILEKNKQLENLGLSPIKMGLRINPLYSEVTPAIYNPCSKTSRLGITPSGFEKGVKEYGLEGVSGLHFHTHCEQNADALCRTLEHVERHFKPYLENMAWVNFGGGHHITKSDYDVNLLIQTIKDFKERYHNIEVILEPGEAIGWQCGFLIASVIDIVQNDQEIAILDASFSAHMPDCLEMPYRPSIFKISVENDEELVEVEKGENQGAFSYFLGGPTCLAGDFMGSFSFETPLKRGDKIVFQDMLHYTIVKNNSFNGVPLPSLAKLDQQGFKILKNFSYEDYKNRN from the coding sequence ATGAAAAAATACAGCGCTATCCCCACCCCTTGCTATGTGTTAGAGAGCGAACGCTTAGAAAAAAACGCCAAGATTTTAGAAATCGTGCGCCAACAAAGCGGGGCAAAGGTTTTGCTCGCTTTAAAGGGGTATGCGTTTTGGCGTGAGTTTGGGATTTTGAGGCAAAAATTGAACGGGTGTTGCGCGAGCGGTCTTTATGAGGCTAAGCTCGCTTTTGAAGAATTTGGGGGGCGAGAGAGCCATAAGGAGATTTGCGTTTATAGCCCGGCTTTCAAAGAAGCTGAAATGAGCGCGATTTTACCCCTAGCGACAAGTATTATTTTCAACTCTTTTCACCAATACGCCACCTATAAAGACAGGATTTTAGAGAAAAACAAGCAATTAGAAAACTTGGGCTTAAGCCCCATTAAAATGGGCTTGAGGATCAACCCTCTCTATAGCGAAGTAACCCCAGCGATCTATAACCCATGCTCTAAAACAAGCCGGTTAGGGATTACGCCTAGCGGATTTGAAAAGGGGGTGAAAGAGTATGGCTTAGAGGGGGTGAGCGGGTTGCATTTCCATACGCATTGCGAGCAAAATGCTGACGCTTTGTGCCGGACTTTAGAGCATGTAGAAAGGCATTTCAAGCCCTATTTAGAAAACATGGCGTGGGTGAATTTTGGTGGGGGGCATCATATCACTAAGAGCGATTATGATGTGAATTTGCTCATCCAAACGATTAAGGATTTTAAAGAACGCTACCACAATATAGAAGTGATTTTAGAGCCTGGGGAAGCCATAGGGTGGCAATGCGGGTTTTTAATCGCAAGCGTGATAGACATCGTTCAAAACGATCAAGAAATTGCGATCTTAGACGCTTCTTTCAGCGCTCACATGCCCGATTGCTTAGAAATGCCTTATCGCCCTAGCATCTTTAAAATCTCCGTAGAAAACGATGAAGAACTTGTTGAAGTTGAAAAGGGCGAAAATCAAGGGGCGTTTTCTTACTTTTTAGGCGGCCCCACTTGTTTAGCGGGGGATTTTATGGGGAGTTTTAGCTTTGAAACGCCTTTAAAAAGGGGCGATAAAATCGTGTTTCAAGACATGCTCCATTATACGATCGTCAAAAACAACTCGTTTAATGGCGTGCCGCTCCCAAGCTTGGCTAAACTGGATCAACAAGGGTTTAAAATCCTTAAAAACTTTTCTTATGAAGATTATAAAAACAGGAATTAA
- the lpxE gene encoding lipid A 1-phosphatase LpxE: protein MPKSFSKTLLALSLGLILLGIFAPFPKVPKQPSVPLVFHFTEHYARFIPTILSVAIPLIQRDAVGLFQVANASIATTLLTHTTKRALNHITINDQRLGERPYGGNFNMPSGHSSMVGLAVAFLMRRYSFKKYWWLLPLIPLTMLARIYLDMHTIGAVLAGLGVGMLCVALFTSPKKLN, encoded by the coding sequence CTGCCCAAAAGTTTTTCTAAAACTTTATTAGCGCTCAGTTTGGGTTTGATTTTACTAGGCATTTTTGCACCTTTCCCTAAAGTCCCTAAACAGCCTAGCGTGCCTTTGGTGTTTCATTTCACCGAGCATTATGCGCGCTTTATCCCTACGATTTTATCTGTGGCGATTCCCTTGATTCAAAGAGATGCGGTAGGGCTTTTTCAAGTCGCTAACGCCTCTATCGCTACAACCCTTCTCACGCACACCACTAAAAGAGCCTTAAACCATATAACAATCAACGATCAGCGTTTGGGAGAGCGCCCTTATGGGGGTAATTTCAACATGCCAAGCGGGCATTCGTCTATGGTGGGTTTAGCGGTGGCGTTTTTAATGCGCCGTTATTCTTTTAAAAAATACTGGTGGCTCTTACCCCTAATCCCTTTAACCATGCTCGCTCGCATTTATTTAGACATGCACACCATTGGCGCGGTGTTGGCCGGGCTTGGCGTTGGAATGTTGTGCGTGGCTCTTTTTACAAGCCCCAAAAAACTTAATTAA
- the eptA gene encoding phosphoethanolamine--lipid A transferase EptA → MTLPFHLKFLKPLSCLQAGLLYSLIFGVLYHFPLFAYVYKESNQVSFIAMMVVVLFCVNGALFLALGLISASLMRWSAIVFSWLNSVAFYFISAYKVFLNKSMMGNVLNTNTHEVLGFLSVKLFVFIVVFGVLPSYVIYKIPLKNSSKKVPFLAILALVFIFIASALANAKNWLWFDKHAKFIGGLILPFAYSVNAFRVSALKFFTPTIKPLPLFSPNHSNSFVVLVIGESARKRNYALYGYQKPTTPRLSKRLENHELTLFNATSCATYTTVSLECILDSSFKNNAYENLPTYLTKAGIKVFWYSANDGEKNVKVTSYRKNYELIQKCPNCEAIAPYDESLLYNLPDLLKEHSNENVLLILHLAGSHGPNYDNKVPLNFRVFKPYCSSADLSSCSKESLINAYDNTIFYNDYLLDKIISMLEKAKQPALMIYLSDHGESLGEEAFYLHGIPKSIAPKEQYEIPLIVYANDLFKEKHSIIQTQTPINQNVIFHSVLGVFLDFKNPSVVYRPSLDLLKHKKE, encoded by the coding sequence TTGACATTACCATTTCATCTAAAATTTTTAAAGCCCCTAAGTTGTCTGCAAGCCGGTTTGCTTTATAGCCTTATTTTTGGCGTTTTATACCATTTCCCTTTGTTCGCTTATGTTTATAAAGAAAGCAACCAAGTTAGTTTTATAGCCATGATGGTTGTGGTGCTTTTTTGCGTTAATGGTGCTCTTTTTTTGGCGTTAGGCTTGATCTCTGCTTCTTTGATGCGTTGGAGTGCAATAGTTTTTAGTTGGCTCAATTCTGTTGCTTTCTATTTCATTAGCGCTTATAAGGTGTTTTTAAATAAGAGCATGATGGGCAATGTCTTAAACACCAATACGCATGAAGTTTTAGGCTTTTTGAGCGTTAAATTATTCGTTTTTATCGTTGTTTTTGGGGTGTTGCCTAGCTATGTCATCTATAAAATCCCCCTTAAAAATTCTTCTAAAAAAGTGCCCTTTTTAGCGATCTTGGCGTTAGTGTTTATCTTTATCGCTAGCGCTTTAGCTAACGCTAAAAATTGGCTGTGGTTTGACAAGCATGCGAAATTCATAGGGGGCTTAATTTTGCCCTTCGCTTATAGCGTGAACGCTTTTAGAGTGAGCGCTCTTAAATTTTTCACCCCCACTATCAAGCCGCTCCCTCTTTTTTCGCCCAATCATTCCAATTCGTTTGTGGTGCTGGTCATTGGCGAAAGCGCTAGGAAGCGCAATTACGCCCTTTATGGCTATCAAAAACCCACCACCCCAAGATTAAGCAAACGCTTAGAAAATCACGAACTCACCCTTTTTAACGCCACTTCTTGCGCCACTTACACGACAGTGAGTTTGGAATGCATCTTAGATTCTTCTTTTAAAAACAACGCTTATGAAAATTTGCCGACTTACTTGACTAAAGCCGGTATCAAAGTCTTTTGGTATAGCGCGAATGACGGCGAAAAGAATGTTAAGGTTACCAGCTATCGTAAAAACTACGAATTGATTCAAAAATGCCCCAATTGTGAAGCGATCGCTCCTTATGATGAATCCTTACTCTATAATTTGCCTGACCTTTTAAAAGAACACTCTAACGAAAATGTCTTACTCATCTTACACCTTGCCGGCTCGCATGGCCCCAACTATGACAATAAAGTGCCTTTAAATTTTAGGGTGTTTAAGCCCTATTGCTCAAGCGCTGATTTATCTTCTTGCTCCAAAGAAAGCCTGATTAACGCCTATGACAACACCATTTTTTATAACGACTATCTGTTAGACAAAATCATTAGCATGCTTGAAAAAGCCAAGCAGCCCGCCTTAATGATTTATTTAAGCGATCATGGCGAAAGCTTGGGCGAAGAAGCGTTCTATTTGCATGGCATTCCTAAAAGCATCGCCCCTAAAGAGCAATACGAGATCCCCCTTATCGTTTATGCCAATGATCTTTTTAAAGAGAAGCATTCCATCATTCAAACCCAAACCCCCATTAATCAAAATGTGATTTTCCATAGCGTTTTAGGGGTGTTTTTGGATTTTAAAAACCCAAGCGTTGTTTATCGCCCTTCTTTAGATCTGCTTAAACACAAAAAAGAGTGA